Proteins from a single region of Desulfolutivibrio sulfoxidireducens:
- a CDS encoding ABC transporter ATP-binding protein, with product MPVFLRLLAYLRPYRLTFVLCLGLVGLISAMELLKPWPLKLAVDQIIGRTPLELWGWRLDPETISLGLQLASVVGLLLAVHFLVGFVQLLNNYLTIRMGQDMVQDLRCDLFQHLQRQSLLFHQKWPTGDLIYRIMGDTYAVQTLLMNGVFTTLTSSAMLLGMFVVCLRMDVELTIYAVCIIPFLFLAISRVSRRIGDLTTETHMKESQVYSTVERIFSSISLVQAFAREEEEKKRFVAESQHSFDRKLSLYALQTIYGWLVGGITAAGTALVLYVGVLHVLDGTLSTGELLIFISYLATLYTPLSSLSTTVAGIRGSLAQAKRVIDVMAMDASVHEDPGAPPLAVSRCEVRFDNVAFGYEPDKPVLTDVSFACPGGSTVAVVGQTGAGKTSLVSLLLRFYDPQKGSITIDGQDLRRVTLKSLRQHIAIVLQETQLFPMSVHENIAYGKRKATRDEVVQAARLANAHDFIMSLPEGYDTQLGERGSTLSGGQRQRLAIARALLKDAPLLILDEPTSALDAETESLIMQGLERLMANRTTFIIAHRLSMMRRADLILVIKDKRIHEMGTFDALMEKNGEFARLHSIQMGTTPVPA from the coding sequence ATGCCCGTATTCCTGCGCCTTCTGGCCTACCTGCGGCCTTACAGGCTGACCTTCGTCCTGTGTCTGGGACTCGTGGGCCTGATCAGCGCCATGGAGCTGCTCAAACCCTGGCCGCTCAAGCTCGCCGTGGACCAGATCATCGGCCGAACCCCCCTGGAGCTGTGGGGCTGGCGGCTCGATCCCGAAACCATATCCCTGGGCTTGCAACTGGCCTCCGTGGTCGGCCTGCTCTTGGCCGTCCACTTCCTGGTCGGCTTCGTCCAGCTCCTCAACAACTACCTGACCATCCGCATGGGACAGGACATGGTCCAGGACCTGCGTTGCGACCTTTTCCAGCACCTGCAGCGCCAGTCCCTGCTCTTTCACCAGAAATGGCCCACAGGCGACCTCATCTACCGCATCATGGGCGACACCTACGCCGTGCAGACCCTGCTCATGAACGGCGTGTTCACCACGCTGACAAGCTCGGCCATGCTCCTTGGCATGTTCGTGGTCTGTCTGCGCATGGACGTGGAACTGACCATCTACGCCGTGTGCATCATTCCCTTCCTCTTTCTGGCCATCTCCCGGGTCAGCCGGCGCATCGGCGATTTGACCACCGAGACCCACATGAAGGAGAGCCAGGTCTATTCCACCGTGGAACGCATCTTCTCCTCCATCTCCCTGGTCCAGGCCTTCGCCCGCGAGGAGGAGGAGAAAAAACGCTTCGTGGCCGAGTCCCAGCATTCCTTCGACCGCAAGCTGTCCCTCTACGCCCTGCAAACCATCTACGGCTGGCTCGTCGGCGGCATCACCGCCGCGGGCACGGCCCTGGTCCTCTACGTCGGCGTCCTTCACGTGCTCGACGGCACCCTGTCCACCGGCGAATTGCTCATTTTTATCTCCTATCTGGCCACCCTCTACACCCCCCTAAGCAGCTTAAGCACCACCGTGGCCGGCATCCGGGGGTCCCTGGCCCAGGCCAAACGGGTCATCGACGTCATGGCCATGGACGCCTCGGTCCACGAGGACCCGGGCGCCCCCCCCCTGGCCGTGTCCCGGTGCGAGGTCCGTTTCGACAACGTGGCCTTCGGCTACGAGCCGGACAAACCCGTGCTCACCGACGTCTCCTTCGCCTGCCCCGGCGGCTCGACCGTGGCCGTGGTCGGGCAGACCGGCGCGGGCAAGACCTCCCTGGTCAGCCTGCTCCTGCGCTTCTACGACCCCCAAAAGGGCTCCATCACCATCGACGGCCAGGACCTGCGCCGGGTGACCCTCAAAAGCCTGCGCCAGCATATCGCCATCGTGCTCCAGGAAACCCAGCTCTTCCCCATGTCCGTCCACGAAAACATCGCCTACGGCAAACGCAAGGCCACCCGCGACGAGGTCGTCCAGGCCGCCAGGCTGGCCAACGCCCACGACTTCATCATGTCCCTGCCCGAGGGCTACGACACCCAACTCGGCGAACGCGGCTCCACCCTGTCCGGCGGCCAGCGCCAACGCCTGGCCATCGCCCGGGCCCTGCTCAAGGACGCGCCGCTTCTGATCCTCGACGAGCCCACCAGCGCCCTTGACGCCGAGACCGAATCGCTCATCATGCAGGGCCTGGAACGGCTCATGGCCAACCGGACCACGTTTATCATCGCCCACCGCCTGTCCATGATGCGCCGGGCCGACCTCATCCTGGTCATCAAGGACAAACGCATTCACGAGATGGGCACCTTTGACGCATTGATGGAGAAAAACGGCGAATTCGCCA
- the rsmI gene encoding 16S rRNA (cytidine(1402)-2'-O)-methyltransferase has protein sequence MDEGKKGKLYVVATPLGNADDLSPRAARILAGADLVLAEDTRRTGLLLKRLGIAARGFSSLHEHNEEARQDRVLGLLSQGLTLALVSDAGTPLVSDPGYRLVRACRQAGYAVSPVPGPSAVTAALSAAGVPPYPFTFLGFLPRKTSDIRRLFAKHADTGATLVFFERKTRLGKALGAALDALGERECVIAREMTKTFEEFLGGRLSELAAAPPEVLGEVTVVVGPGACGGEASSAEEVLRIAAEEARAGLRPRETARRTAARVRGWSVAEVYDLVASSGS, from the coding sequence GTGGACGAGGGAAAAAAAGGAAAATTATACGTCGTGGCCACGCCCCTTGGCAATGCGGACGACCTCTCGCCCCGGGCCGCGCGTATCCTGGCCGGGGCCGATCTGGTCCTGGCCGAGGACACCAGGCGCACCGGGCTTTTGCTCAAGCGGCTGGGGATCGCCGCGCGCGGCTTTTCAAGCCTGCACGAGCATAACGAGGAGGCCCGCCAGGACCGGGTCCTGGGGCTCTTGTCACAGGGGCTGACCCTGGCCCTGGTCTCCGACGCCGGGACGCCCCTTGTGTCCGATCCCGGCTACCGTCTGGTGCGGGCCTGCCGCCAGGCCGGATATGCCGTCTCGCCGGTCCCGGGGCCGTCGGCCGTGACCGCCGCCCTGTCCGCCGCCGGGGTGCCCCCGTACCCCTTCACGTTCTTGGGATTTTTGCCGCGAAAGACATCGGACATCCGCCGCCTCTTCGCCAAACACGCCGATACCGGGGCAACGCTGGTCTTTTTCGAGCGCAAAACCCGTCTGGGCAAGGCCCTCGGGGCGGCCCTGGACGCCCTTGGCGAGCGGGAATGCGTCATCGCCAGGGAGATGACCAAGACCTTCGAGGAGTTCCTTGGAGGACGGCTCTCCGAGCTTGCGGCGGCGCCTCCGGAGGTCCTGGGCGAAGTCACCGTGGTGGTGGGGCCGGGGGCGTGCGGGGGAGAGGCGAGTTCGGCCGAGGAGGTCCTGCGCATCGCCGCCGAGGAGGCCCGGGCGGGCCTTCGTCCCAGGGAGACGGCCAGACGCACGGCGGCCAGGGTGCGGGGCTGGAGCGTGGCCGAGGTCTATGACCTCGTGGCCTCCTCCGGCTCGTGA
- a CDS encoding glycosyltransferase has product MFQIEEGLATAPMERVRTHGRYLFAGDEKFFIKGVTYGPFPENENGDPLPERDRVARDFEMMRAAGVNTIRVYYVPPRWFLDLAQSLGVRVMVGIPWPQHLCFLDQWEVKEEIKKVIREAVSPLAGHPAILAWLIGNEIPAHIVRWHGARKIEKFLAKLAAIVREQDPTGLVTYANYPSTEYLRLPFLDFLSVNVYLHEEKAFRAYVKRLQNVAGDLPLVLSEFGMDSIRQGADHVAETLSWQLRAAFELGVSGTMVFAWTDEWYTGGHLIEDWAFGMVDAHRNPKPAYEAVAEVYRQRLPLLPPQTPLISVVICAYNAESTMNGCLASFQKLAYPNFEVIVVDDGSTDTTGEISDRYAAKYPYIHVIHQPNLGLSAARNVGMNASRGEIVAYTDSDCYVDPDWLTYMAWAFMDPRFVAVGGPNLPPPEDNRTSACVAVSPGAPTHVLLTDEVAEHIPGCNMAYRREKLMEISGFDATYRAAGDDVDVCWRLQNEGYLIGFCAAMMVWHHRRNTVSAYIKQQKGYGRAEALLLPKHKDRFNVLGNSRWAGRIYGDIGGCLLANRPIIYHGVFGMGLFQTLYEPKGSLVAYLPLSMEWMVLALAFMVATPFMPLLGLAGLAMAITSLAFVGHRAGKAKLPARHDNLGSRLIITGLTLLQPLCRGWTRYKTVWQLRKSASQGVCPVPLAEDMPHDEREMPRVGFVRKASEIVGVFSHRLTFHRFFWNNKGVEREQLLSHILAVLTGLHLPFTTDTGFSSISAVPPWDLSAKTNLFTTLKLRVTAENHGGHKRFVRLAGSILPTGRAVLLLAVLAGAAIGLLPLSAYAAMAAATTATLFAGWMLWGLFRAASLVTMLVQYLMVRGPGGSLEEPVEERLIVRAAAPSRRVVAKDVADVEEIAARQELGGLIPAPGSGDKTENVLAA; this is encoded by the coding sequence ATGTTCCAGATCGAAGAGGGTCTTGCCACCGCCCCCATGGAACGCGTCCGGACCCACGGCCGCTACCTGTTCGCCGGCGACGAAAAGTTTTTCATCAAGGGCGTCACCTACGGGCCCTTCCCCGAGAACGAAAACGGCGACCCCCTGCCCGAACGGGACCGCGTGGCCCGCGATTTCGAGATGATGCGCGCCGCCGGGGTGAACACCATCCGCGTGTACTACGTTCCCCCCCGCTGGTTCCTGGACCTGGCCCAGAGCCTGGGCGTGCGAGTCATGGTGGGCATTCCCTGGCCCCAGCACCTGTGCTTTCTGGACCAGTGGGAGGTCAAGGAAGAGATCAAGAAGGTCATCCGTGAGGCCGTTTCGCCCCTGGCCGGGCACCCGGCCATCCTGGCCTGGCTTATCGGCAACGAGATTCCCGCCCACATCGTGCGCTGGCACGGGGCCAGAAAGATCGAGAAGTTTCTGGCCAAACTGGCCGCCATCGTGCGCGAGCAGGACCCCACGGGCCTGGTGACCTACGCCAACTATCCGTCCACGGAATACCTGCGCCTGCCCTTTCTGGATTTCCTGTCGGTCAACGTCTACCTGCACGAGGAAAAGGCCTTCCGGGCCTATGTCAAACGGTTGCAGAACGTGGCCGGGGATCTGCCCCTGGTTTTGTCCGAGTTCGGCATGGACTCCATCCGCCAGGGCGCGGACCACGTGGCCGAGACGCTTTCCTGGCAGCTTCGGGCCGCCTTCGAACTGGGCGTCTCCGGCACCATGGTCTTCGCCTGGACCGACGAATGGTACACCGGCGGACACCTGATCGAGGACTGGGCCTTCGGCATGGTCGACGCGCACCGCAATCCCAAGCCGGCCTACGAGGCCGTGGCCGAGGTCTACCGTCAGCGCCTGCCGCTTCTGCCGCCCCAGACGCCCCTTATCTCCGTGGTGATTTGCGCCTACAACGCCGAGTCCACCATGAACGGCTGCCTGGCCTCGTTCCAGAAGCTGGCCTATCCCAATTTCGAGGTCATCGTGGTCGATGACGGCTCCACGGACACGACCGGGGAGATCTCCGACCGCTACGCGGCCAAATATCCGTACATCCACGTCATCCACCAGCCCAACCTGGGCCTGTCCGCGGCCCGCAACGTGGGCATGAACGCCTCCCGGGGCGAGATCGTGGCCTACACCGATTCCGACTGCTACGTGGACCCGGACTGGCTGACGTACATGGCCTGGGCCTTCATGGACCCGCGCTTCGTGGCCGTGGGCGGTCCCAACCTGCCCCCGCCCGAGGACAACCGCACCTCGGCCTGCGTGGCCGTGTCCCCGGGCGCGCCCACCCACGTCCTTCTCACCGACGAGGTGGCCGAGCACATCCCGGGCTGCAACATGGCCTATCGCCGCGAAAAGCTCATGGAGATCAGCGGGTTCGACGCCACCTACCGGGCCGCCGGCGACGACGTGGACGTGTGCTGGCGACTCCAGAACGAGGGCTACCTGATCGGCTTCTGCGCGGCCATGATGGTCTGGCACCACCGCAGAAACACCGTCTCGGCCTACATCAAGCAGCAGAAGGGCTACGGCCGGGCCGAGGCCCTGCTTCTGCCCAAGCACAAGGACCGCTTCAACGTGCTCGGCAACTCCCGCTGGGCCGGTCGCATCTACGGCGACATCGGCGGCTGCCTTTTGGCCAACCGGCCCATCATCTACCACGGCGTCTTCGGCATGGGGCTGTTCCAGACCCTCTACGAGCCCAAGGGAAGCCTGGTGGCCTATCTGCCCCTGTCCATGGAATGGATGGTCCTGGCCCTGGCCTTCATGGTGGCCACGCCCTTCATGCCCCTGCTCGGGCTCGCCGGACTGGCCATGGCCATAACCTCCCTGGCCTTCGTCGGCCACCGGGCCGGTAAGGCCAAGCTCCCGGCCCGCCACGACAACCTGGGCTCGCGGCTGATCATCACCGGGTTGACCCTGCTGCAGCCCCTGTGCCGCGGCTGGACCCGCTACAAGACCGTGTGGCAGTTGCGCAAAAGCGCCTCCCAGGGCGTGTGCCCCGTGCCCCTGGCCGAGGACATGCCCCACGACGAGCGCGAGATGCCCCGCGTGGGCTTTGTGCGCAAGGCCTCCGAGATCGTGGGTGTGTTCTCCCACCGCCTGACCTTCCACCGCTTCTTCTGGAACAACAAGGGCGTGGAGCGCGAACAGCTTTTGTCCCATATCCTGGCCGTCCTGACCGGCCTGCACCTGCCCTTCACCACCGACACCGGCTTCTCCTCCATCTCCGCCGTGCCGCCCTGGGACCTTTCGGCCAAGACCAACCTCTTTACCACCCTGAAGCTTCGGGTCACGGCTGAAAACCACGGCGGACACAAGCGGTTCGTGCGCCTGGCCGGGTCCATCCTGCCCACCGGACGCGCCGTGCTGCTGCTGGCCGTCCTGGCCGGCGCCGCCATCGGCCTTCTGCCCCTGTCCGCCTATGCGGCCATGGCCGCCGCCACCACCGCCACCCTGTTCGCCGGATGGATGTTGTGGGGCCTTTTCCGCGCCGCCTCGCTGGTGACCATGCTCGTGCAGTACCTCATGGTGCGCGGCCCCGGCGGCTCCCTGGAGGAACCCGTGGAAGAGCGCCTGATCGTGCGCGCCGCCGCCCCCTCCCGCCGCGTCGTGGCCAAAGACGTGGCCGACGTCGAAGAGATCGCGGCCCGGCAGGAGCTTGGCGGCCTGATTCCCGCGCCTGGAAGCGGAGACAAGACCGAGAACGTTCTGGCCGCCTAG
- a CDS encoding carbon starvation protein A, which translates to MNAFTLVFAALCLFALGYRFYGLFIATRVLRLDPGRPTPAVAMADGVDYVKTDRFVLFGHHFAAIAAAGPLLGPVLAAQYGYLPGALWILIGCVLAGAVHDMVVLFCSVRHKGRGLARIARLEIGSTAGGAASVAVLFILVLTLAGLSLAVVGAMHDSPWGTFTVAATIPIALLMGLYLHVWRRGDVRGASLLGAALLFLTILAGPFVAENPDLAKWFTFSRKELSIFIPAYGLVASILPVWLLLCPRDYLSTYLKIGTIGLLALGILWVRPDLSMPALTPFIHGGGPIIPGAVYPFVFITIACGALSGFHAIIGTGTTPKMIGSERDILFVGYGAMLVEGLVAIMALIAACVLVPADYFAINAAPEVFARMGLSTVNLDGLSRAVGENIQGRTGGAVSLAVGMAHIFSALPFMKGLTAYWYHFAIMFEAVFILTAVDTGTRVGRFFVQEMLARVWPRFGREKWWPGIAISGSLFTLAWGYLVYTGDIGTIWPLFGMSNQLLAACGLIIATTMLIRLDRAGYAWMTAVPGIFMAVTTMVAGYQGIMGNYLPKGRYLLATLGVTVMVLMAVVMVMAVRRWMELLRRQPRMVDEYGDTLRAVVPE; encoded by the coding sequence ATGAACGCCTTCACCCTGGTCTTCGCCGCCCTGTGCCTTTTCGCCCTGGGCTACCGTTTCTACGGCCTTTTTATCGCCACCCGCGTGCTGCGGCTCGATCCCGGCCGCCCCACCCCGGCCGTGGCCATGGCCGACGGGGTGGACTACGTAAAGACCGACAGGTTCGTGCTCTTCGGCCACCATTTCGCGGCCATCGCCGCCGCGGGCCCTCTCCTGGGGCCGGTTCTGGCCGCCCAGTACGGCTATCTTCCCGGGGCCTTGTGGATTCTCATCGGCTGCGTGCTGGCCGGGGCGGTGCACGACATGGTGGTGCTCTTCTGCTCCGTGCGCCACAAAGGCCGCGGCCTGGCCCGCATCGCGCGTCTGGAGATCGGCTCGACGGCCGGGGGGGCGGCCTCCGTGGCCGTGCTTTTCATCCTGGTCCTGACCTTGGCGGGATTGAGTCTGGCCGTGGTCGGGGCCATGCACGACAGCCCCTGGGGCACCTTCACGGTGGCGGCCACCATCCCCATCGCCCTTCTCATGGGACTGTACCTGCACGTCTGGCGGCGCGGGGACGTGCGCGGGGCCAGTCTTCTGGGCGCGGCGCTCCTGTTTTTGACCATCCTGGCCGGTCCCTTCGTGGCCGAAAATCCGGATCTGGCCAAGTGGTTCACCTTCTCCCGCAAGGAGCTGTCCATCTTCATTCCGGCCTACGGCCTGGTGGCCTCGATACTTCCGGTCTGGCTGCTGTTGTGTCCGCGCGACTACCTGTCGACGTACCTGAAGATCGGCACCATCGGACTTCTGGCCTTGGGCATCCTGTGGGTGCGCCCGGACCTGTCCATGCCGGCCCTGACACCGTTCATCCACGGCGGCGGCCCGATCATCCCCGGCGCGGTCTATCCCTTCGTGTTCATCACCATCGCCTGCGGCGCCCTGTCCGGGTTTCACGCCATCATCGGCACGGGCACCACGCCGAAAATGATCGGCAGCGAGCGCGACATCCTGTTTGTGGGCTACGGGGCCATGCTGGTGGAGGGGCTGGTGGCGATCATGGCGCTGATTGCGGCCTGCGTGCTGGTCCCGGCGGACTATTTCGCCATCAACGCGGCTCCGGAGGTCTTCGCGAGGATGGGCCTTTCCACGGTCAACCTGGACGGGTTGTCCCGAGCCGTGGGCGAGAACATCCAGGGGCGCACGGGCGGGGCCGTGTCCCTGGCCGTGGGCATGGCCCACATCTTTTCGGCCCTGCCGTTTATGAAGGGCCTTACGGCCTATTGGTACCACTTCGCCATCATGTTCGAGGCCGTGTTCATCCTGACGGCCGTGGACACGGGCACCCGGGTGGGGCGATTCTTCGTGCAGGAGATGCTCGCCCGGGTCTGGCCCCGTTTCGGCCGGGAGAAGTGGTGGCCGGGCATCGCCATAAGCGGCTCGCTCTTCACCCTGGCCTGGGGATATCTGGTCTATACCGGGGACATCGGCACCATCTGGCCCCTTTTCGGCATGTCCAACCAGCTTCTGGCCGCCTGCGGCCTGATCATCGCCACCACCATGCTCATCCGCCTGGACAGGGCCGGATACGCCTGGATGACGGCCGTACCCGGGATTTTCATGGCCGTCACGACCATGGTCGCCGGGTATCAAGGCATCATGGGCAACTACCTGCCCAAGGGCCGATACCTCCTGGCCACCCTTGGTGTGACGGTCATGGTCCTCATGGCGGTGGTCATGGTCATGGCCGTGCGGCGCTGGATGGAGCTTTTGCGGCGGCAGCCGCGTATGGTCGACGAGTATGGCGACACACTCCGGGCCGTCGTGCCGGAGTGA
- a CDS encoding cation:dicarboxylate symporter family transporter: MRHVVRIVSLAFVMFLVALPCLGAGPHASAMPDDIRDIQQSGVLRIGVIEAQAPPFIFEQDGRLTGFDVDLARQLAVALGVRPEFVRIPGGWDGLVDAVAAMTVDIGLSELTKNMARTQRAYFSRPYFLSHAVFIANRLAMAQNRIDAADLDSVQAVARHFDAPGLRIATMARSALEPLVRELFPRAEIVPAPSSQAAIAMVYEGQADLVMVGEAAFEIAVHADPGLLYKIDRLAPSLDDPCAIAVSPGKPDLLRFINDYLEVHPLRPRATLREIIDRYLGPTDPAPGEDVPAVAEPGPQDERVDMHDIALVVGLHILALGVLWATVVRRPSAQHWLLSPWTVLAAMGLGGLAGMYLPFLAAYLSRPAGLYMGFWRMCVLPIMVAAIVTSTYRLLACGGNARLLKRLLVWTPLLLLGAALLGVGIGIVGRPGADFSKEAQGLLASMNKGMQTATPGGGLYDQLMDMVDTIVPDNLLAPMVNNENLAVLFVAIFFGVAVAVGKKKARTTLIDIMDTILESFTTMIRMSLYLLPFALYALSLDFIASTGLELMLAILRLVVCLTLAFIPGGLLSLAFLRIRLKIPLAAIWRDFGPIFLLSFSTRSSVISMPIGLERLQNYPQIDRAQITAAYPFALLVCHYAYAAFFALTPVFVGQAFGVSFTPGQYIAIAFLALLCVVSAIGTIGLSYVLLLAIICGPLGLPLEPAVVVGMAAVSIVDPIISGVQALFGCGVATLVVDKANPASDACGDTEMPAG, from the coding sequence ATGCGGCATGTGGTCCGGATCGTCAGCCTGGCGTTTGTGATGTTCCTTGTCGCGTTGCCCTGCCTTGGAGCCGGGCCGCATGCGTCGGCCATGCCGGACGATATCCGAGATATCCAGCAATCCGGGGTCTTGAGGATCGGGGTCATCGAGGCCCAGGCGCCCCCCTTCATCTTCGAACAAGACGGACGCCTGACGGGCTTTGACGTGGACTTGGCCCGCCAACTGGCGGTGGCCCTCGGCGTTCGGCCGGAGTTCGTCAGGATTCCCGGAGGCTGGGACGGGCTTGTGGACGCCGTGGCCGCCATGACCGTGGACATCGGCCTGAGTGAGCTGACCAAAAACATGGCCCGCACGCAACGGGCATACTTCAGCCGCCCGTATTTCCTCTCCCATGCCGTCTTCATAGCCAACCGGCTGGCCATGGCCCAAAACCGCATCGACGCCGCCGACCTGGATTCGGTGCAGGCTGTGGCGCGCCATTTCGACGCGCCCGGCCTCCGGATCGCCACCATGGCCCGCTCCGCCCTGGAGCCGCTGGTCCGGGAGCTCTTCCCCAGGGCCGAGATCGTGCCCGCCCCGTCCTCCCAGGCGGCCATCGCCATGGTTTACGAAGGCCAGGCCGACTTGGTCATGGTCGGAGAGGCCGCCTTCGAGATCGCCGTGCATGCCGACCCGGGGCTGCTCTACAAGATCGACCGCCTTGCCCCGAGCCTGGACGATCCGTGCGCCATTGCGGTCAGCCCGGGCAAGCCGGACCTTTTGCGCTTCATCAACGACTATTTGGAAGTCCATCCCTTGCGCCCCAGGGCGACGCTGCGGGAGATCATCGACCGGTACCTGGGACCGACAGATCCGGCTCCAGGGGAGGATGTCCCCGCCGTGGCCGAGCCCGGGCCCCAGGACGAACGCGTGGACATGCACGACATCGCCCTGGTCGTCGGGCTGCATATCCTGGCGCTCGGCGTCCTGTGGGCGACGGTGGTGCGCAGGCCTTCCGCCCAGCACTGGCTCTTGTCGCCCTGGACAGTGCTGGCGGCCATGGGGCTTGGCGGCCTGGCCGGCATGTACCTTCCTTTTCTGGCCGCCTACCTCTCCCGCCCGGCCGGGCTGTACATGGGATTCTGGCGCATGTGCGTCCTGCCGATCATGGTCGCGGCCATCGTCACCAGCACCTACAGGCTGTTGGCCTGCGGCGGCAACGCCAGGCTCCTTAAGCGCCTGCTGGTGTGGACGCCGCTTTTACTGCTCGGCGCGGCGCTCCTTGGCGTCGGCATCGGCATCGTGGGCAGGCCCGGAGCGGATTTTTCAAAGGAGGCGCAGGGACTCCTGGCCTCCATGAACAAGGGGATGCAGACGGCTACGCCCGGCGGCGGCCTGTACGATCAGCTCATGGACATGGTGGACACCATCGTCCCCGACAACCTGCTGGCCCCCATGGTCAACAACGAGAATCTGGCCGTGCTCTTCGTGGCGATATTTTTCGGGGTCGCGGTGGCGGTGGGGAAGAAAAAGGCCAGGACGACCCTGATCGACATCATGGACACCATCCTGGAGTCCTTCACGACCATGATCCGCATGTCCCTCTACCTTTTGCCCTTCGCCCTCTACGCCCTTTCCCTCGATTTCATCGCCTCGACCGGCCTCGAACTCATGCTGGCCATCCTGCGCCTGGTGGTGTGCCTGACCCTGGCGTTTATTCCCGGCGGCCTGCTGAGCCTGGCCTTCCTGCGCATACGGCTTAAGATTCCGCTGGCGGCCATCTGGAGGGATTTCGGGCCGATCTTTCTTTTGTCCTTTTCAACCCGCAGCAGCGTCATCTCCATGCCCATCGGGCTGGAGAGGCTGCAAAACTATCCGCAGATCGACCGGGCGCAGATCACGGCCGCCTATCCCTTCGCCCTTTTGGTGTGCCATTACGCCTACGCGGCGTTTTTCGCCCTGACCCCGGTCTTCGTGGGCCAGGCCTTCGGCGTGTCGTTCACGCCGGGGCAATATATCGCCATCGCCTTTCTGGCGCTTCTGTGCGTGGTGTCGGCCATCGGCACCATCGGCCTGTCCTATGTCCTGCTCCTGGCCATCATCTGCGGCCCCCTGGGATTGCCGCTGGAACCGGCGGTGGTGGTGGGCATGGCCGCGGTCTCCATCGTGGACCCGATCATATCGGGGGTCCAGGCCCTTTTTGGATGCGGGGTGGCGACGTTGGTGGTGGACAAGGCGAATCCGGCATCAGACGCATGCGGCGATACGGAAATGCCTGCCGGATAA
- a CDS encoding Hpt domain-containing protein, translating to MPPVANDLIDLEKTLARFENDRELLREVVFVFIAETPERSRKIARAFAAHDLEQLVRLAHSLKGVCGTMHAEPLREICYRVEMAARAGDAKVVDDLVPRLLATLEALTEYLSDEFRNGRVGA from the coding sequence ATGCCGCCCGTGGCCAATGACCTGATCGATCTGGAAAAAACCCTGGCGCGTTTTGAGAATGACCGCGAGCTGCTGCGCGAGGTTGTTTTTGTCTTTATCGCCGAGACGCCGGAGCGGTCCCGGAAGATCGCGCGGGCCTTTGCGGCCCATGATCTGGAACAGCTTGTGCGGCTGGCGCATTCCCTCAAGGGCGTGTGCGGCACCATGCACGCCGAACCGCTACGGGAGATATGCTACCGGGTGGAGATGGCGGCTCGCGCCGGGGATGCGAAGGTGGTGGATGATCTCGTGCCGCGGCTTTTGGCCACGCTGGAGGCGTTGACCGAGTATCTTTCCGACGAATTTCGAAATGGACGCGTCGGGGCCTAG